From the genome of Maridesulfovibrio bastinii DSM 16055:
ATCGAATCTCAGCCATATCCAGCGTCAGAATCAGCCCTTATCAGAAGGTTATGATTGTGTAGCCCTGCTGGATGAAACTTTCCATTGAAGGATGCCCGGACATATCATCAAGCAGCGGAAGCCCGGAATCCTTGACCTCACTCAGCACGCCCATTTTAGAAGAACAGGCTTTGCATACACCGGCAATGAGATTTTTTTCACGGGCTTCAAGGTACATGGCATGGAAAGGATTTGTTTCCTGCTCAAGCTGCGGGACCAGCTTTACTGAGGAACCTTCGATAACAATTTTTACTGTTTTGCCCTTGGCGTCCAGATCAAGAGCATTGAGCAGGACGTGTACGAAGCACATTTGTTCACTGTTAAAAGAAAAAAGACAGTACATGGTGCAACTCCTTGTGAGTGTGATGAGGGGAAGGGAAGTCTTCTGATGAACTTTTATGATTCTGTAACACTCAAAAAAATCCATTTCCACCCCTCAAATCATGGAAAATATATATTTTAGGAAATCACATTGGAAATTCCGGTCAAATTTTATTCCTGAAACTGCATCCGTTAATTTTTACACTGTCTGATCCGCTGTGGAGAATTTTCTCAGGTGCTTATGAAATGGTTGACCATTGCTCCGGCATAAAGCAAAGAATATCTAAATGGTTGTACCATTAAAAAGTGATCAAACTCTTGCTTGATAGGTAATTTTAAAATGAAATACATGCTGTAATATATTTATTTAATTGAATAAAATTGAAATAATATTTAAATTTAAACAAGATTTTTTGAAAATATGGTTGACGTAATTAATTTTAACTGTCTAGAATGGTAGTGCCATTTGAGCGGGTAAACAGCTTATTTTTGATTTTTACCCGCTTTTAAGGCCTTCGAAGAATTAAAAGGTAATACCAATGAATGAAAAAGATCCACTTGATGAAAAGATGTTCAACCCTGTCACCGGCGGAAGAGCCAGTGAAGATATTGCGTTGCAGATTGAAGCTTCAATTTTAAATGGAAGACTCGCTCCCGGTGAACGGCTGCCCAGCGAAAGGGATATGCAGGTTCAATTCGGAACAGGCCGGGGGGTTATTCGGGAAGCCATTAAAACACTTAAGCAGAAAGGTCTGCTTGAGGTGCGCAAAGGGGTTAAAGGCGGTGCCTATGTTCGGCAGCTCGAGGTGTCGAATGTTTCGGAGTCGCTTGCTCTGTTTCTTAAGCAGCAGCCGGTTGAAGCTGAATCGCTGATAGAATTCCGTGAAAGCATGGACAGGACCATCACAATTCTGGCTGTTCAGCGTGGTACCCCTGAGCAGAAGGAAGAACTTGTGAGCGAGACTGAAAAGTTCGCTTCACTGCTTGGTTGCGCTGATCCCGATTTCCACGAAGTCGGAGAACTTGACCGGAAGTTGAATGTCATGCTTGCCAGAATGGCCGGAAATAATC
Proteins encoded in this window:
- a CDS encoding FadR/GntR family transcriptional regulator translates to MNEKDPLDEKMFNPVTGGRASEDIALQIEASILNGRLAPGERLPSERDMQVQFGTGRGVIREAIKTLKQKGLLEVRKGVKGGAYVRQLEVSNVSESLALFLKQQPVEAESLIEFRESMDRTITILAVQRGTPEQKEELVSETEKFASLLGCADPDFHEVGELDRKLNVMLARMAGNNLFEWVMSALQMGFSSNDYALYEAPAFREQAATNWKNTARAIAQGETMKALSFVSNHYILLRNCVEGIKEREGLESVPFLTE
- a CDS encoding DsrE family protein is translated as MYCLFSFNSEQMCFVHVLLNALDLDAKGKTVKIVIEGSSVKLVPQLEQETNPFHAMYLEAREKNLIAGVCKACSSKMGVLSEVKDSGLPLLDDMSGHPSMESFIQQGYTIITF